A segment of the Lycium barbarum isolate Lr01 chromosome 7, ASM1917538v2, whole genome shotgun sequence genome:
ATCAGCTATAAGATAGCATGGGATTACATGGCTAGATTGAACATACCGCATGCATGCAAAACTAGAACGTTTAGGGAGAAGGTTAATGATAATAATCATTTGATCATTTCATTTCACAACTCTCTTTCCTTGAGAATGAAGAGGACAAGTTCGAATAGGCTCTTAAATTTTCTAATTAATCCTTCAAGACTAGGTGGTGACAATGGTCTAGCACCTGAAGCTTTTCACAGGGATCGTTTGGTTGTtgggttagagttatgcaggtattagtaatgcaGTGGTTAGTTTTTTGTTATAAAGCAATGTTGTGGCTAGTTATGCAGGGtttaattattcatgtattactaAATTGACTCATAACTTGAATATGTTTTAGTTATGCGAGATTGTAAATTGGTAACCAAACGTCGTACTTGGTGTGCTAAATTTTACTACATAGCAActaaaatgctaccaaacatggtactagTTATGCTGGTTTTAATACATAAATAATTCACTTCCTAACCtgtaaccaaacgacccctaagtttTCTTTAAAGAACAACACAAACAAAGCCTAGAGTATGAGTAACATTAGTTCCATTTTTTTATTAGGTATGAGTTAACATAGTTCCAATTACCTTAGTGTTGCATGTTTAAAGTGAGAAGAACCATACTTCAATCACAGGGCAGTAAGAACCGACAGAGTAAAGGAGATCATAGGCCATCTTCATTTGTCTTATTCTAGGCCATAGCTCTTCAACATTTCTGCACACTGTATATTTGCATCTTAAAACACATCGAACAATAAGTCGATATCATTACCTGCTTGAAAAGGCATGTTGCTTTTCCCATAGATTTTGCTTTCTCCTTCATTTGCAACTTCAGGCCATGATTGACTTGTTGACTGAGTTGAAGAGGAATCCTGATCTTCCAAATCATAACCGAATTGTTTGGGATCTTGAGGACCACGAAAGGTCGACAATTGTTGCATTTGTGATGCTTTGGTAGTCCACCAACAAGGACTAACACTGATAGATGGGGCTGTCGAGACGCTACTAATACCAGAGTCTTTTTGAAGCAAGTCCTTCATTCTGCTAATCATACATGACCTCGTTCAGAAATTGAAAAAAACTGAGTATCTACACCTTACCCAAGTTAAATTAATGCTATATCAATTAACATATTTATCAAGGGAAGTTCACTTCCAGCAAGAAAGTACAAATCCTTCGACTTGTACATAAATATTCATCATTCAAAACTCTCAAGTTCCAAAATTTTCAGCAAATAGTTCACCAAAATTTTCCTATTTCAGTATTTAGGGTAGTGATTACTTGAAATGCATCTTTTACAAATACTAAAATTTAGTCAAGGCAATTATGCCAAGTGCACTCAGAACTAAGCAATACAAGGTTCCACATAGCTACTACCATACACTGGAAAGCAAGCCTTCCAGTAAAATCCAAGAACAACCAACAAAAATATGATTATGGTCTCAAGAAAGCAATGTGACTGAGGTATCACTCGAACACTGGACCAAGTAAGCATATTACTGCAAAGTTTAGCTTGCAAAACGTAAACAATGGCATCATTTATCGTCAAAGCAGTGAATGAGCCATAGGTACGACGGACAAAATTtacaacaaaataataaatcagtATTTTCACCGTAGCTTTTTACTCGTGCATTTTTTCAAACCTGTACTGAAACACGtttttttttcttgagccgaggctCTATCGGAAAACAACCTCTCTGGCCCACaaaagtaggggtaaggtctgtgtacaccaTACCCTCTTcataccccacttgtgggattacactgggtatgttgttgttgtttgataaatcACTCGTACTTGTGAACAGACAACAATACAAAACCAGACAAGCGAAAGCATCATAGCATAAAGAAAAGAATAGCAGAGGCAAAATCAATAAGGTGGCACAAATCATCATTCAAAGACTCTCCAATATCcctgcacccccccccccccccccctcctcccccagagaaaaaaaaaaagcaaaataaaAACCTTTTTTGTGATGTAGTTGTTGTCTATATGAATCCTCTATGTCCAACACTGATATACATATGAAAACTCCAATGAAGGAAAGAAATGGAGTAGCATATCCCCAGGGAGAGGAAAAATAATTACTAGTATAGGGAAGATAAATAGCATCCAACGAGAATGGTGACAGTGATACGAGTTGTACTGAAGGCAGAGGAAGTAGTACAGTCTGTTAAGTAGTTAATGAAGGGAATAAATAAGAAGTTGTGATTTTCACAGTTTAGTCCCTGAGTTTATATTAAATCTAGTATCAGTATTTATTATTCAGTCCCTATAAGTTAGTTATGGTGTTTTGTCTGTAGTGAGCACAAGCACTGACATATATGCCTTGTATTCCCCTCATTTTCATCTATcagatatatcattattgttgcttatttctttttcttctttttcttagcTGTAGCTGTTCTTAATTTTTACCCGAAAAATCCCAATCTGCatcagtggtatcagagcagatctTGGCTTTGTGGGTATCAATGTCGTCGGAAATGTTAGAAATGGTGACTATGTTACAAAAATTGTCATCTGAGATGTCTAATTTTACCAGTAGACAAGAACAATTTGAAGAGAGGCAGGAACAATCTCGACGAGCTCAAGAACAGTCAATACGTGAGCTCCGAGATGCAGTCAACATTGATCGGAGACCGGAAAGAGACAAGGAAGCAGTGGACAATGGGGAACGACTGTATTCCCCATCGGATACACCACTTTCGATTGGGTCTTGCTCCTTCATGCTTCCATCTAATTCAAATGCAGCAGGGGTAAGTTATAGTCAAGCTCCTAATCTACCAGTTAATTCACTCGCAATTGGGTCTGTTAATGCTGTTACTAGTACTGTTAATGGAACCTCTGCACCTCTTTattcccaaatctcatcaccttTTCACACCCAAGGAATTCAGACTTCGAACCACCAACACACCTTACCCATACAGTCAATTCCTATGCCCCAATTTCACCAATCACCCATGTTTCAACCCAATAATTACCCAGTTCCACCCATACAAGGGTTTCAACCCATGTTCCAGAATCAAAATTATTCAACCCCACCTACACAAGGATTTCAATTTCAACCAACACAGTTCTCCAATTATAATCACCTGCCCTATGGTGCAACCCTTGGTACTAACTACTCTAATTCAGGAATTCCATATGCAAGTACTTATCTACCTACTCACATTCCATCATCCATATACCATCAAATTCCTGTAGCCCAATCACCACTACCAAACTACAACACTAGTCAGCAAATACCCTATCCTAATCCAGTACAAAACAGTCACAATATCCACCTTCCTATTCCTTCATTCACTAAGTACACCAAAATTGAGTTTCCAAGGTTCTCCGGGGAGGACTTAAGAACTTGGTTGTATAAGGTGGAACAATTCTTCTCTGTAGAAGACATTTCCATCCACCAGAGGTTGAAACTAGTAGCAATTCATTTTGACGGTGATGCATTACAATGGCATCAAGGGTATATGAAAGCAAGAGCTCACTTGCCATTACCCACATGGGAAGAATACTTGTATGCACTTGCTGATAGATTTGGTGCAGAATACACTGACCCTATGACAGAGTTGATGAGGGTGAAACACACTGGTTCTGTAAAAGAATATCAGGCAGCTTTTGATAGTGTCATGACTAGACTGAACTTATCTGTTGAACATTCAATTAGTATATTTTTGAACAACCTAAGGCCTGAATTGAGTGATGCTGTGAGGATTGGAAATCCTTGTAACTTGCCACAAGCTTACTACTTGGCAAGATTACATGAATCTAATTTTGCTGCTCAAAGCAAGGCAATTAAGGGAATAACTTCTGGATATGTTCACTCTCAATCTAAGCCAGCCATTGGTAATAGTTCAAATACCTTTCAGAAGGGAAATTTTGGGGGGTATAGAAGGCCTGTTACTGCAAGGATGGATACCAATAGAAGGAAGAGACTGACCCCAGCAGAATTGGATGAAAAGAGATCAAAGGGATTGTGTTTTTTGTGTGATGAAAAGTATACACCTGGTCACAGGTGTAAAGCTAAAAGACAACTGTTTTCCATGGAACTAGAGGAAGGGGAAGAACTGGTGGATTGTGAGTTAGAAGTTCCAGAAGAAGAGGATCTAATAGAACAGGAGTGTGTGGAAGAAACAACACTGGAAAGTTGTGCCATATCATTGCAAGCTTTAAATGGCACTATGGGATACAAGACATTAAGACTTAAGGGATTTAATGAACAGAATCCTATAGAAGTTTTCATAGACTGTGGTTCCACCCACAACTTCATTGATGAGGAAGCAGCTAAAAGATTGGGGTGTGAGGTGATAACAATTAAAGCCCAATTGGTGCAAGTAGCTGATGGAAGGGGAATACCTACTAACAAGTTATGTAAAGGGTTCAAATGGTTCATGCAAGGGGCCATGTTTCAAGATGACTTCTTAGTGTTCCCTGTTGGCAAGAGTGATATGGTATTGGGAGTACAATGGTTGTGTCCTTTGGGAGATATCAAGTTCAATTTTCAGAAACTCTTTATGGAATTTGAACATCAAGGACAGTTGCTGAAATTACAAGGGATTCAACCCAAGTTTAAGACTGTAGAAGCAAGGTCCATCACCAAAATGACGGAGGTGAGCTCGCAGTTTTTCATGATACAAGTGAGAAGTGCTGAAATGGTGATAAACAAAAGGGAGGAAATTGTGGTAGAAGATGAACCAGTAGCTGTGACAGGGTTGTTAGAAGAGTATAAATGTATTTTTGGGGAACCTCAGAAACTTCCTCCATCAAGGGGAGTTTTTGACCACCATATTCCATTGCTTGAAGGGGTCAATCCTGTTAACTCTAGACCCTATAGATATTCTCCAATACAGaaagacattatagagaagatgGTAAGGGAAATGATGGAGCAAGGGATCATTCAACATAGTTCAAGTCCATATGCATCACCAGTGGTGCTAGTTGGTAAGAAGGATGGGTCATGGAGACTATGTGTAGACTATAGAGCTTTAAATAAGGGGACTATAAAAGACAAGTTTCCAATACCAATTATAGAAGAACTGTTGGATGAATTGGGAGGCTCTCAAATCTactcaaagatagatttaaggGCTGGGTACCACCAGattaggatggcaccagctgataTTGCCAAAACTGCTTTCAAAACCCATTCTGGACATTTTGAGTATCTAGTCATGCcctttgggctaactaatgctccatcTAGTTTTCAGAGTCTTATGAATCACATATTTCAAGATCATTTAAGAAAATTTGTCTTGGTTTTCTTTGATGACATTTTAATTTACAGCAAAACCTTGGAAGACCACCTGGTGCATCTTAAGATTACTTTCGAACTGTTGGTGAAGAACCAGTTGCTAGCTAAAAGAAGTAAATGTGTTTTTGCTGCTGAAAGGGTAGAGTACTTGGGACACTACATATCAGCAGAAGGGGTAGCTACAGACCCTAAAAAAATAGAAGCTGTTCAAGATTGGCCAGT
Coding sequences within it:
- the LOC132601722 gene encoding uncharacterized protein LOC132601722 → MSSEMLEMVTMLQKLSSEMSNFTSRQEQFEERQEQSRRAQEQSIRELRDAVNIDRRPERDKEAVDNGERLYSPSDTPLSIGSCSFMLPSNSNAAGVSYSQAPNLPVNSLAIGSVNAVTSTVNGTSAPLYSQISSPFHTQGIQTSNHQHTLPIQSIPMPQFHQSPMFQPNNYPVPPIQGFQPMFQNQNYSTPPTQGFQFQPTQFSNYNHLPYGATLGTNYSNSGIPYASTYLPTHIPSSIYHQIPVAQSPLPNYNTSQQIPYPNPVQNSHNIHLPIPSFTKYTKIEFPRFSGEDLRTWLYKVEQFFSVEDISIHQRLKLVAIHFDGDALQWHQGYMKARAHLPLPTWEEYLYALADRFGAEYTDPMTELMRVKHTGSVKEYQAAFDSVMTRLNLSVEHSISIFLNNLRPELSDAVRIGNPCNLPQAYYLARLHESNFAAQSKAIKGITSGYVHSQSKPAIGNSSNTFQKGNFGGYRRPVTARMDTNRRKRLTPAELDEKRSKGLCFLCDEKYTPGHRCKAKRQLFSMELEEGEELVDCELEVPEEEDLIEQECVEETTLESCAISLQALNGTMGYKTLRLKGFNEQNPIEVFIDCGSTHNFIDEEAAKRLGCEVITIKAQLVQVADGRGIPTNKLCKGFKWFMQGAMFQDDFLVFPVGKSDMVLGVQWLCPLGDIKFNFQKLFMEFEHQGQLLKLQGIQPKFKTVEARSITKMTEVSSQFFMIQVRSAEMVINKREEIVVEDEPVAVTGLLEEYKCIFGEPQKLPPSRGVFDHHIPLLEGVNPVNSRPYRYSPIQKDIIEKMVREMMEQGIIQHSSSPYASPVVLVGKKDGSWRLCVDYRALNKGTIKDKFPIPIIEELLDELGGSQIYSKIDLRAGYHQIRMAPADIAKTAFKTHSGHFEYLVMPFGLTNAPSSFQSLMNHIFQDHLRKFVLVFFDDILIYSKTLEDHLVHLKITFELLVKNQLLAKRSKCVFAAERVEYLGHYISAEGVATDPKKIEAVQDWPVPETLKQLRGFLGLTGYYRRFIKGYGVISKPLTELLKKDSFMWNQKATEAFKKLKVALTTAPVLVLPDFSMIFVVETDACNIGIGAVLMQKGQPIAFLSKGLSVQHQTLSVYDKELLALVMAINKWSQYLIGRTFIVKTDQKALKFLLEQKLHTGTQLKWITKLMQYDFSIEYKKGKENKAADALSRLPLVEFSAMTLSTIKTNLLQLVMQSWEQDGEILELIQTLKTGSGTEKGYTFLNDQLRKNGRLVVGPVEQLRKEIITLWHDSPLGGHCGVDHTYRKLYALFYWKGMRGDVQEYVKGCDVCQRHKYDNAPYPGLLQPLKVPTQAWGSVSMDFIDGLPKSKGKTVIWVVVDRLTKYAHFVGLSHPYSASEIAKLFMENIYKLHGMPEDIISDRDPVFTSKLWQELFSILGVTLNTSTAYHPQTDGQTEVINRCLETYLRCFCSESQKDWYSYLATAEWWYNTTFHNSIQTTPYEALYGQPPPMHLPYIAGESGMKEVDRSLLTREFKNQLLQFHLKRAQQRMMDQANKHRSDRQFQEGDWVYLKIQPYRQVTLSGGNFNKLSAKYYGPYQVLQRIGSVAYKLSLPTHLLLHPTFHVSQLKPCHTLPSVFSHPLVVELASPYCPQPAKVLERRMIQKGNKVVPQVLVQWEQLPKDLATWEDYNALLLRFPAFIP